A section of the Rhodopirellula islandica genome encodes:
- a CDS encoding heavy-metal-associated domain-containing protein encodes MKSIVYVVAALAAVGIMVAISATPDQAPEVETATAAAVVATPEVMAEAGTMTLEVPEMHCQFACFPRVQETLEKNEAVSEVALVDQPDPNTLTVKKVVVKYDAGFDVTSALAALQKEGFSSAQKVQ; translated from the coding sequence ATGAAATCGATCGTTTACGTTGTTGCCGCCTTGGCCGCCGTTGGAATCATGGTCGCCATTTCTGCCACGCCTGATCAGGCACCTGAAGTTGAAACAGCCACCGCCGCTGCCGTCGTCGCAACGCCGGAAGTCATGGCCGAAGCTGGCACGATGACTTTGGAAGTGCCTGAAATGCACTGCCAATTCGCTTGCTTCCCTCGTGTTCAGGAAACCCTGGAAAAGAACGAAGCGGTCAGCGAAGTCGCTTTGGTCGATCAGCCGGATCCGAACACTTTGACAGTCAAGAAAGTCGTCGTGAAGTATGACGCTGGGTTCGATGTCACCTCGGCTTTGGCCGCTTTGCAAAAAGAAGGTTTCAGCTCCGCCCAAAAGGTTCAGTAA